In a genomic window of Nostoc sp. UHCC 0870:
- a CDS encoding sucrose synthase: MYELHQCILADSEERTTLRQLIFALEALGKNYFLRNEILQSFAKYCHQFQKPTYFYYSSSVAKLIHYTHEIILEEEAIWFVVRPRIANQEVWRLTSDFTKFEVMSSQALLDVSDRLVNAYDPHILEIDLKAFDENSPRISDPRNVGQGLAFLNHYLCSQLETDTQYWFELIYLALQALKYDDIRLLLNDRISSGIQLAKQIRQAIQFLGQRQGEEPYTNFHLDLQKLGFEPGWGNTASRTLETLTLLERLIEAPQPAILETFVSRVPAIFRVVLVSVHGWVAQEDVMGRDETLGQVIYVLEQARSLEKKLREEIKLAGLDSFGLKPHVIILTRLIPNCEGTFCNLRLEKVHDTENAWILRVPFREFNPDITNNWISKSDIWPYLETFADDAEKELLTQFKGKPSLIIGNYTDGNLVAFLIARHLKVTHCNIAHSLEKPKHLFSNLYWQNFEEQYHFSAQFTADLIAMNAADFIITSSYQEIVGTPDSIGQYESYKCFTMPHLYHVVNGIDLFSPKFNMIPPGVNEKVFFHHSQKAKRDPNLTKKIYNLLLHEEHTQILGRLDNDQKRPILAVAPITSVKNLTGLVECFGQNPRLQEHCNLIILTSKLHTSEAANPAEAAEIQKLHDLINQYELHNKMRWVGMRLPNFEVGEAYRVAADLQGIYVHFARFEAFGRSILEAMISGLPTFATKFGGSLEIIEDYGNGFHINPTDLEGTANKIVTFLEKCDCHSESWTEISEWVSQRIYHKYNWHLHSNQLLSVAKIFSFWNFVAPENSEARVRYMETLFHLIYKPRAEKILDKHMGR; the protein is encoded by the coding sequence ATGTATGAACTACACCAATGTATTTTGGCTGATAGTGAAGAAAGAACTACTCTGCGTCAGTTGATATTTGCACTAGAGGCTTTAGGTAAAAATTACTTCCTCAGAAACGAAATTCTGCAAAGTTTTGCCAAATACTGTCATCAATTCCAAAAACCTACATACTTTTACTATTCTTCCTCTGTTGCGAAATTAATTCACTACACCCATGAAATCATTCTAGAGGAGGAAGCTATTTGGTTTGTCGTGCGCCCCAGAATTGCTAACCAAGAAGTTTGGCGACTGACATCAGATTTTACTAAATTTGAGGTGATGTCATCTCAAGCATTATTAGATGTGAGCGATCGCCTAGTCAATGCCTACGACCCTCACATTTTAGAAATCGACCTCAAAGCATTTGATGAAAACTCCCCCAGAATTAGCGACCCTAGAAACGTTGGTCAGGGTCTAGCTTTCCTCAATCATTATCTATGTAGTCAATTAGAAACTGATACCCAGTATTGGTTTGAATTAATATATTTAGCCTTACAAGCATTAAAATATGACGATATTCGCTTACTACTTAACGATCGCATTTCCTCTGGTATTCAACTAGCTAAACAAATTCGCCAAGCTATTCAATTTCTCGGTCAGCGACAAGGTGAAGAACCCTACACAAACTTTCACCTTGACTTGCAAAAACTAGGTTTTGAACCAGGTTGGGGAAACACGGCTTCCCGTACTCTCGAAACCTTGACACTTTTAGAAAGGCTAATTGAAGCACCTCAACCTGCGATTCTGGAAACCTTTGTCTCTCGTGTCCCTGCTATATTTCGTGTGGTGCTAGTTTCCGTCCACGGCTGGGTAGCGCAAGAAGATGTTATGGGACGAGATGAAACCTTGGGACAAGTCATTTATGTCTTGGAACAAGCGCGGAGTTTAGAAAAAAAACTGCGGGAAGAAATTAAACTCGCTGGTCTTGACAGCTTCGGTCTTAAACCCCATGTAATTATTCTCACTCGCCTCATTCCTAACTGTGAAGGAACATTCTGTAACCTGCGGTTAGAAAAAGTACATGATACAGAAAATGCCTGGATATTACGCGTTCCCTTTAGGGAATTTAATCCAGATATTACTAACAACTGGATATCTAAATCTGATATTTGGCCTTATTTAGAAACCTTCGCTGACGATGCAGAAAAAGAATTACTCACGCAATTTAAAGGTAAACCTAGTTTAATTATTGGTAACTATACAGATGGTAACTTGGTTGCTTTTCTCATTGCCCGGCATTTAAAAGTAACTCATTGCAATATTGCCCACTCCTTAGAAAAACCGAAACACTTATTCAGTAATCTTTATTGGCAAAATTTTGAAGAACAATATCATTTTTCGGCACAATTTACTGCCGATTTAATTGCCATGAATGCGGCGGATTTTATTATCACCTCATCCTACCAAGAAATTGTCGGGACACCAGACAGTATAGGACAATACGAATCATATAAATGTTTTACTATGCCCCATCTATATCATGTAGTAAATGGCATAGATTTGTTTAGTCCTAAGTTTAATATGATTCCACCTGGGGTGAATGAAAAAGTCTTCTTTCATCACAGCCAAAAAGCCAAGCGAGACCCCAATTTAACCAAGAAAATTTATAACTTACTCTTACATGAAGAGCATACCCAAATTCTTGGTAGATTAGATAATGATCAAAAGCGTCCCATATTGGCTGTAGCTCCTATCACTTCCGTTAAAAATTTAACTGGTTTAGTGGAATGTTTCGGTCAAAATCCACGATTGCAAGAGCATTGTAACCTGATTATTTTAACTAGTAAACTGCATACTTCAGAAGCAGCTAACCCAGCAGAAGCAGCAGAAATCCAAAAACTGCATGACTTGATTAATCAGTATGAACTCCACAACAAAATGCGTTGGGTGGGAATGCGACTACCTAACTTTGAAGTGGGGGAAGCCTATCGAGTAGCGGCTGATTTACAGGGAATTTACGTGCATTTTGCCCGATTTGAAGCCTTTGGGCGCAGTATTTTAGAAGCGATGATTTCCGGCTTACCAACTTTTGCAACTAAGTTTGGTGGTTCTTTAGAAATTATTGAAGATTACGGTAATGGTTTTCATATCAACCCCACAGATTTAGAAGGGACAGCTAATAAGATTGTCACCTTTCTAGAAAAATGCGATTGTCATTCTGAATCTTGGACAGAAATTTCTGAATGGGTGAGTCAGCGCATCTATCATAAATACAATTGGCACTTACACAGCAATCAATTATTATCAGTAGCTAAAATATTTAGTTTTTGGAACTTTGTCGCCCCTGAAAATAGTGAAGCTAGAGTGCGTTACATGGAAACTTTATTCCATCTAATTTATAAACCTAGAGCCGAAAAGATTTTAGATAAACACATGGGTCGTTAG
- a CDS encoding HetP family heterocyst commitment protein: MSYQIPSSPKNFHSAITNEQLNQVIAAITDGRYSWACVLILRFVGYNPLHFIPQRTYSRLMKENRQVPTIALSMKSGDLSDCP; encoded by the coding sequence ATGAGCTACCAAATTCCTTCTTCTCCTAAAAATTTTCATAGTGCAATTACTAATGAACAACTAAATCAAGTTATTGCAGCTATTACCGATGGTAGATATTCCTGGGCTTGTGTGTTAATTTTGCGTTTCGTTGGTTACAATCCACTGCACTTTATTCCTCAACGAACTTATAGCCGTTTAATGAAAGAAAATAGACAAGTTCCCACTATAGCCCTATCAATGAAAAGTGGTGATTTGAGCGACTGTCCTTAA
- a CDS encoding antibiotic biosynthesis monooxygenase, which produces MDFQDFLRHNFAQVAIGEFKPGKFEAAKKLYEEAVLTYNSGFKGAYLLQEPGTDKGISVIFWENVEDMTANQNEAYQNILKQMMPLFAEPPHTTVYELVCEIKPAVEKEDDVNS; this is translated from the coding sequence ATGGATTTTCAAGATTTTCTCAGACATAACTTTGCACAAGTTGCTATTGGAGAATTCAAACCAGGTAAATTTGAAGCTGCGAAAAAACTCTACGAAGAGGCTGTTTTAACCTACAATAGTGGTTTCAAAGGAGCTTATCTATTGCAAGAGCCAGGGACAGATAAGGGTATATCTGTCATTTTTTGGGAAAATGTAGAAGATATGACAGCTAATCAAAATGAGGCTTATCAAAATATCTTAAAACAGATGATGCCATTATTTGCTGAACCCCCACACACTACAGTATATGAACTAGTTTGTGAAATTAAGCCAGCAGTGGAAAAAGAAGATGACGTAAATAGCTAA
- a CDS encoding PAS domain S-box protein has product MTIDELTMQFDEHLIDLPTLYHGINLYPLTIDPDSYVVDAIALMYQKRNQILPFTSLNAVENARNWYLQKTSCVLVVEAEKVLGILTERDIFRLAGSNIDFSEVKMAEVMAQPVIKMKLSHFQDILKALSVLHNHQIGHLPIVDDDERLVGVVTANSLLHGFNQLPMVNIVDAVNKPQVNLNQTRPAALCYPADNSNKLGELLTENKQRQIYVYGGVAEDITERKQTEELLRQSEERLVLALTSAHMGIFDWNLLTNDTLWSANMGLLYGLPQGTICPSPEAFLELVHPEDRTSFQDAVKCSIEQHQKFAITYRVIWPDGSIHWLSSRGETYYNEIGQPIRMIGTTRDISDRKQAEAALKESEERYRSVVAAMQEGVVLHERDGKVVACNASAEKILGLSSDRIIGRVCDASWRSIYTDGSPFPDEKHPAMVSLHTGEPCSNVIMGIEKPNGQLTWLSINSQPLFRNNESTPYEVVVSFSDITEQQQAEQKIREQAALLDVATDAIFVRDLNNHILFWNRGAESLYGWSASEILGTEPKTLLDPETSAHRHKIALKTVIAAGVWQGELQKITKSGQNIIVESRWTVMRDAAGKPKSILIVDTDITQKKQLEEQFFRTQRLESLGTLAGGIAHDLNNILTPILAAAQLLQNRNNRKSEPSSIAGGKRSQQLLKIIENNAQRGAGLVKQVLSFARGCKGERTIIQLKHLITDIILIGKQTFPKSIECATKLPEDLCAVSGNATQLHQVLMNLVVNARDAMPKGGKISISAENIFIDEAYASMNINAQVGHYILVKICDTGIGMPPKILDRIFEPFFTTKEAGTGTGLGLSTVLGITKSHGGFVTVTSKVGEGSQFNLFLPAVSAIPDLITENAAIPQGNGELILVVDDEVQICEIIKMILENHNYRTLTANNGIEAIALYAQHKHQINAIVMDMLMPEMNGETAIRTLQKMNPKVQIIACSGQNSPAGLEQVTGIGVDQVLPKPFTTPELLNSLHNLLKKSAV; this is encoded by the coding sequence ATGACAATTGACGAATTAACTATGCAATTCGACGAGCATCTTATTGATTTACCTACTCTGTATCATGGAATCAATCTTTATCCTTTGACGATTGACCCTGATAGTTATGTAGTCGATGCTATTGCCTTGATGTATCAAAAAAGAAATCAAATCTTACCGTTCACCAGCTTAAACGCAGTTGAGAATGCTCGCAACTGGTATTTACAAAAAACTAGCTGTGTTTTAGTTGTAGAGGCAGAAAAGGTCTTAGGTATATTGACCGAACGAGATATATTTAGGTTGGCTGGGTCAAATATAGATTTTTCTGAAGTGAAAATGGCTGAAGTCATGGCACAGCCAGTGATCAAGATGAAACTGTCACATTTTCAAGATATCCTGAAAGCCTTGTCGGTACTGCACAACCATCAGATTGGTCATTTGCCAATTGTGGACGATGACGAACGCTTAGTAGGAGTTGTGACGGCTAACAGTTTGCTACACGGGTTTAATCAGTTACCAATGGTGAACATTGTTGACGCTGTAAATAAACCACAAGTTAATTTAAATCAGACAAGACCAGCAGCTTTATGCTATCCGGCTGACAACTCAAACAAGTTGGGAGAACTTCTCACTGAGAATAAACAAAGACAAATATACGTTTATGGCGGCGTTGCTGAAGATATTACGGAACGCAAACAAACAGAAGAATTACTGCGACAGAGCGAAGAAAGATTAGTTTTAGCTCTAACATCTGCCCATATGGGAATATTTGACTGGAATCTCTTGACAAATGACACCCTTTGGTCAGCTAATATGGGGCTATTGTATGGACTACCCCAGGGTACTATCTGTCCTAGCCCGGAAGCATTTCTGGAGTTAGTTCATCCTGAAGACAGAACATCTTTTCAAGATGCAGTTAAGTGCAGTATTGAGCAACATCAAAAATTTGCCATCACCTATCGAGTAATTTGGCCTGATGGTAGCATCCACTGGCTAAGTAGTAGAGGTGAAACCTACTATAACGAAATTGGTCAGCCCATCAGGATGATTGGTACAACCAGAGATATTAGTGACCGCAAACAAGCTGAAGCAGCCCTCAAAGAAAGTGAAGAACGCTATCGTTCTGTAGTCGCAGCCATGCAGGAGGGTGTTGTGTTACATGAGCGCGATGGTAAAGTAGTTGCTTGTAACGCCAGTGCAGAGAAAATTTTAGGACTGTCTAGCGATCGCATCATTGGACGTGTTTGTGATGCTTCTTGGCGCAGCATTTATACAGATGGTTCTCCCTTTCCTGATGAAAAGCATCCCGCAATGGTGAGTTTACACACAGGAGAACCTTGTTCAAATGTGATCATGGGAATTGAAAAACCCAATGGACAACTTACCTGGCTTTCGATTAATTCTCAACCCTTATTTCGTAACAATGAATCTACACCCTATGAGGTAGTTGTTTCCTTTTCCGATATTACCGAACAGCAACAAGCAGAACAAAAAATCCGCGAACAAGCAGCTTTACTAGATGTTGCCACTGATGCCATTTTTGTCAGAGACTTAAACAATCACATCTTATTCTGGAATCGTGGTGCAGAGAGTCTTTATGGTTGGTCAGCATCAGAAATTCTCGGAACTGAACCCAAGACATTACTTGATCCAGAAACTTCGGCTCATCGGCATAAAATAGCTTTAAAAACGGTGATTGCTGCTGGTGTGTGGCAGGGAGAGTTGCAAAAAATTACCAAATCTGGCCAGAACATTATTGTCGAAAGTCGGTGGACAGTGATGCGGGATGCAGCCGGGAAACCTAAATCGATTTTGATTGTAGATACCGATATCACGCAAAAAAAACAACTAGAAGAGCAGTTTTTTCGGACTCAACGTTTAGAAAGCTTAGGCACACTAGCGGGTGGTATTGCCCATGACTTAAACAATATTTTGACACCTATTTTAGCAGCTGCTCAACTCTTACAAAATAGAAATAATCGGAAGTCTGAGCCATCGTCTATAGCGGGCGGTAAGCGATCGCAACAACTACTAAAGATTATAGAAAACAATGCCCAACGGGGAGCCGGCTTAGTTAAACAAGTATTATCCTTTGCGCGGGGATGCAAAGGAGAACGCACCATAATTCAACTCAAACACCTGATTACCGATATTATTCTCATTGGTAAACAGACATTCCCTAAATCAATTGAATGTGCGACCAAATTACCTGAAGACCTCTGTGCTGTCTCTGGAAATGCGACCCAATTACATCAAGTGTTGATGAATTTGGTAGTTAATGCCCGTGATGCCATGCCAAAAGGTGGAAAAATCAGCATCTCTGCGGAAAATATTTTTATTGATGAAGCTTATGCCAGTATGAATATTAATGCTCAGGTTGGGCATTACATTCTGGTGAAAATCTGCGATACAGGCATTGGGATGCCACCAAAAATTTTAGATAGAATTTTTGAGCCATTTTTCACGACAAAAGAAGCAGGTACAGGTACAGGATTAGGTCTTTCGACTGTACTCGGTATTACCAAAAGCCACGGCGGTTTTGTGACTGTGACTAGCAAAGTAGGTGAAGGTAGCCAATTTAACTTGTTCTTACCCGCAGTGTCAGCCATCCCAGATTTAATCACAGAGAATGCAGCCATCCCTCAAGGTAATGGAGAGTTGATATTAGTTGTCGATGATGAAGTCCAAATTTGTGAAATCATCAAAATGATTTTAGAAAACCACAACTACAGAACCCTGACTGCTAATAATGGGATTGAAGCGATCGCTCTTTATGCCCAACACAAGCATCAAATTAATGCTATTGTCATGGATATGCTCATGCCAGAAATGAATGGAGAAACCGCCATTCGGACTTTGCAAAAAATGAACCCCAAGGTGCAGATTATCGCTTGCAGTGGGCAGAACTCACCCGCAGGTCTAGAACAAGTTACGGGGATTGGTGTTGATCAAGTTTTACCGAAACCTTTCACAACTCCAGAATTATTAAATAGTTTGCACAATCTACTCAAAAAGTCTGCGGTATAG
- a CDS encoding tetratricopeptide repeat protein, with amino-acid sequence MLGNTLVGRYQIINNLGGGGFGETFVASDTHLPGSPKCVVKKLQPQSQDKTTLEIARRLFDTEAQVLYKLGTHDRIPQLLAYFEENAEFYLVQELVPGYNLSQEITPGKSYSQGEVMTLLQEILTILEFVHQQNVIHRDVNPRNILRREDGNLVLIDFGAVKQITTQIINTSGQPKSTVVIGTPGYIPGEQAQGKPKFSSDIYAVGIIAIQALTGLSASQIEQDSETNEIIWRDYVTVSPEFADFMDKMVCYDFRQRYSTATAALAALKELTQPSSHPLAVTPTLAPKKFNFLQNKKGILLKILLAILLMGVTGVAAVFILNSVTTNNATELSNKGNTFFELQRYEDALGAYRKAVNIRPDFPQAWQGKAKTLTQLQQYQAALTAYDKAIQLQPDYLEAWTGRGSVLQKLQRYQEAIASFDKALKIKNNSPEIWHNKGEVFNKLKQYDNAIKAYNQALALKPDDYIALYNQGLILQNLKQYDEAIAVYNKAVEIQPNYVGAWYNLGNSLVNLNRYEDAIKAYDKVVKYNANYYAAWLSKGNVLIILRRYPEAIETFNQVLKGNQNNYQAWYGKGWSLHQTQSYAEAIEAYNQAAKIQPKNYQVWYSLGNSQYNLQQYENAIASYSQAVRHKPNHYESWYSRGNALFNLQRHKEAIASYNQAIKYKPNDQPAINALNEAQTQLDAATPQPIVIPTMPTPQFTMPGSEN; translated from the coding sequence ATGCTGGGAAATACACTTGTTGGACGATACCAGATTATTAACAACTTGGGAGGAGGGGGATTTGGTGAAACTTTTGTGGCTTCTGATACCCATTTACCTGGTTCGCCTAAGTGTGTTGTCAAAAAACTGCAACCCCAATCTCAAGATAAGACTACTTTAGAAATTGCGCGGCGGTTATTTGATACGGAAGCTCAGGTACTCTATAAATTAGGTACGCACGATCGCATTCCTCAACTTTTGGCTTACTTTGAGGAAAATGCTGAATTCTATCTGGTACAGGAACTTGTCCCCGGTTATAACCTCAGTCAAGAAATCACACCGGGAAAAAGTTACTCCCAAGGGGAAGTCATGACACTGTTACAGGAAATTCTCACCATCCTGGAATTTGTCCATCAACAAAATGTGATTCACCGTGATGTCAATCCGCGTAATATCCTGCGGCGTGAAGATGGTAATTTGGTTTTGATTGACTTTGGCGCGGTTAAACAAATCACAACCCAAATTATTAATACCTCAGGTCAACCTAAATCTACTGTGGTGATTGGTACACCCGGTTATATACCAGGTGAACAAGCACAAGGAAAACCCAAATTTAGTAGTGATATTTATGCGGTGGGAATAATTGCTATTCAAGCACTGACGGGTTTATCGGCTAGTCAAATAGAACAAGATAGCGAAACTAATGAAATTATCTGGCGTGATTATGTCACAGTTTCGCCAGAATTTGCTGACTTTATGGACAAAATGGTTTGTTATGATTTCCGTCAACGTTATTCTACAGCTACCGCCGCCTTAGCAGCCTTGAAAGAATTAACTCAACCTTCGTCTCACCCTCTAGCTGTAACTCCAACTTTAGCACCCAAAAAATTTAACTTTCTCCAAAACAAGAAAGGTATATTACTCAAGATTTTATTGGCTATTTTATTAATGGGTGTAACTGGTGTAGCGGCAGTATTTATTCTTAATAGTGTCACTACTAATAATGCTACAGAATTATCTAACAAAGGTAATACATTTTTTGAATTACAACGCTATGAAGATGCACTAGGAGCTTACCGTAAAGCTGTAAATATTAGACCAGATTTCCCTCAAGCTTGGCAGGGAAAAGCTAAAACTCTCACACAATTACAGCAATATCAAGCAGCATTGACAGCTTATGATAAAGCAATTCAACTCCAACCAGATTATTTAGAAGCTTGGACTGGTAGAGGTTCTGTTTTACAAAAATTACAGCGATATCAGGAAGCGATCGCCTCTTTTGATAAGGCTTTAAAAATCAAGAATAACTCCCCAGAAATTTGGCATAATAAAGGCGAAGTTTTCAACAAATTAAAACAGTATGACAATGCGATTAAGGCTTATAATCAAGCTCTAGCTTTAAAACCAGATGATTATATAGCTTTGTATAATCAGGGTTTGATATTACAAAATTTAAAACAATACGATGAAGCGATCGCAGTTTATAACAAAGCTGTAGAAATTCAACCAAATTATGTGGGTGCATGGTATAATTTAGGTAATTCTCTAGTGAATTTAAACCGCTATGAAGATGCTATCAAAGCTTATGATAAAGTGGTAAAATATAATGCAAACTATTACGCGGCTTGGTTATCAAAAGGGAATGTTTTAATTATATTGCGGCGTTATCCAGAAGCGATTGAGACATTTAATCAAGTCTTGAAAGGGAATCAGAATAACTATCAAGCGTGGTATGGTAAGGGTTGGTCACTACACCAAACCCAAAGTTATGCAGAAGCCATAGAAGCTTATAATCAAGCCGCTAAAATTCAACCAAAGAATTACCAGGTTTGGTATAGTTTGGGCAATTCTCAATATAATTTACAACAATACGAAAACGCGATCGCTTCCTATAGTCAAGCAGTACGCCATAAACCAAATCACTACGAAAGTTGGTACAGCCGTGGTAATGCCCTGTTTAATTTGCAACGTCACAAGGAAGCGATCGCGTCTTATAATCAAGCTATTAAATATAAGCCAAACGATCAGCCTGCAATCAATGCCCTAAATGAAGCCCAAACACAATTAGACGCGGCAACACCCCAGCCTATAGTTATACCCACTATGCCTACTCCTCAGTTTACTATGCCTGGCTCTGAAAATTGA
- a CDS encoding rhomboid family intramembrane serine protease codes for MIPISDNLRTYKQPIVNYWLIGINILMFFWEIKLELGGELGAFIQNFGLVPGQITTALTNAIFINPAAWVVVVGRLFSLVFAIFLHGSFSQILGNMLFLWVFGKSLENILGHGRYLGFYLITGILTGLVQILVEPSLTVPLIGANGAIAAILGAYVIRFPQAKIDSVLPLVFVYIPMQLPTYFYLFWWFIQQLFYGIGSLNIPPSGVNQPTPAYWMQLAGMILGAAYMRLRKLY; via the coding sequence ATGATTCCTATTAGTGATAACTTACGTACTTATAAACAACCGATTGTCAACTATTGGTTGATTGGTATTAATATTTTGATGTTTTTCTGGGAAATTAAATTAGAACTTGGTGGTGAATTAGGTGCTTTTATTCAGAATTTTGGTTTAGTTCCCGGACAAATTACTACAGCTTTAACTAATGCTATCTTTATCAATCCGGCGGCTTGGGTTGTGGTGGTGGGACGTTTATTTTCTCTGGTATTTGCTATTTTTCTGCACGGCAGTTTTAGCCAAATTTTGGGTAATATGCTCTTTTTGTGGGTTTTTGGCAAGTCTCTAGAAAATATCTTAGGGCATGGTCGCTATTTGGGATTTTATCTAATTACGGGTATTTTAACGGGGTTAGTCCAGATTTTAGTAGAGCCGAGTTTAACAGTACCACTGATTGGGGCAAATGGAGCGATCGCAGCTATTTTAGGGGCTTATGTAATCAGATTTCCTCAAGCCAAAATAGATAGTGTTTTACCTCTGGTTTTTGTCTATATCCCTATGCAATTACCCACTTATTTTTATTTATTTTGGTGGTTTATTCAACAGTTATTCTATGGTATTGGTAGTTTAAATATTCCCCCATCGGGTGTAAATCAACCTACTCCGGCCTACTGGATGCAGTTAGCCGGCATGATTCTGGGTGCTGCTTATATGCGATTGAGAAAATTATACTAA
- a CDS encoding type II toxin-antitoxin system VapB family antitoxin, with protein MATPLNINEALLQEALALDDQANLDSLVETALREYIQRRKRLKVLDLFGTIDYDGSYDYKQQRHQT; from the coding sequence GTGGCTACACCACTCAACATAAACGAAGCCTTACTGCAAGAGGCATTAGCACTTGATGACCAGGCGAATCTTGATTCTCTGGTGGAAACAGCACTGCGCGAATATATTCAACGTCGTAAGCGGCTCAAAGTATTAGACCTCTTTGGCACTATCGATTATGATGGAAGCTATGACTACAAGCAACAACGTCACCAAACATGA
- a CDS encoding carotenoid oxygenase family protein, with protein sequence MQTIDKKSTKKAWAGAITEPAKEFPLTQLQIISGKIPDGLRGTLYRNGAARLERGGVRVGHWFDGDGAILAVNFTDAGASAVYRYVQTTGYQAETAAGKFLYGNYGMSAPGAIWNQWRRPVKNAANTSVLALPDKLLALWEGNNPHALNLETLETQGLDNLGGLDKGLPYSAHPKVDPHTGEIFNFGITPSLNAILNIYKSDYTGKILQTAKFTLEGFPVIHDFVLAGQYLIFFAPPVQINVFSVLFGFKTYSDSMKWQPESGTEILVFDRETLTLVSRGKTEPWYQWHFANGYVDASGTVIIDFARYQDFQTNQYLKEVAAGETHTLAETTLTRVQLQPQTGRVIAIETLLDRTCEFPLVPKPNVGQASRYTYMSISRPGTDMSQEILNAIARFDHKTQTLTEANPGENCYPSEPILAQDWVLTVVYDGNSHRSEVWVYDCDRLDQEPVCKLELPSVIPHSFHGTWKPA encoded by the coding sequence ATGCAGACAATTGATAAAAAGTCAACTAAAAAAGCTTGGGCAGGTGCAATAACAGAACCAGCTAAAGAATTTCCCCTGACGCAACTGCAAATTATCTCCGGTAAAATACCCGATGGCTTGCGTGGGACACTCTACCGCAATGGTGCAGCCAGACTAGAACGAGGTGGTGTCCGCGTTGGACACTGGTTTGATGGCGATGGGGCAATTCTCGCTGTCAATTTTACCGATGCTGGTGCTAGTGCAGTTTATCGCTACGTGCAGACTACTGGCTATCAAGCAGAAACCGCAGCCGGGAAATTCTTGTACGGCAATTATGGCATGAGCGCACCCGGTGCGATTTGGAATCAATGGCGCAGACCGGTAAAAAACGCTGCTAATACTTCAGTTTTAGCGTTACCTGATAAACTCTTAGCATTGTGGGAAGGTAACAACCCTCATGCCCTTAACCTCGAAACTTTAGAAACTCAAGGTTTAGATAATTTAGGCGGTCTAGATAAAGGTTTACCCTATTCAGCCCATCCCAAAGTTGACCCCCACACAGGGGAAATTTTTAACTTTGGCATTACTCCCAGCCTCAATGCCATTCTGAATATTTATAAGAGTGACTATACTGGCAAGATTCTGCAAACAGCTAAGTTTACATTAGAAGGCTTTCCAGTAATTCATGATTTTGTCTTAGCAGGGCAATATCTCATCTTTTTTGCGCCACCAGTCCAGATAAATGTTTTTTCTGTGCTTTTTGGGTTCAAGACTTACAGCGACTCGATGAAATGGCAACCTGAATCAGGTACGGAGATTTTAGTATTTGACCGGGAGACATTAACTTTAGTCAGTCGGGGTAAAACAGAACCTTGGTATCAATGGCATTTTGCTAACGGTTATGTTGATGCTAGTGGCACTGTAATTATAGATTTTGCCCGTTATCAAGATTTTCAAACTAACCAATATCTCAAAGAAGTTGCCGCAGGTGAAACTCATACTCTGGCTGAGACAACATTAACGCGAGTACAACTGCAACCCCAAACAGGTAGAGTGATAGCCATTGAAACATTATTAGACCGCACTTGTGAATTTCCCCTTGTACCAAAACCCAATGTAGGACAAGCCTCTCGTTACACCTATATGTCCATATCTCGACCAGGTACAGATATGAGCCAAGAAATATTAAACGCGATCGCCCGCTTCGACCACAAGACCCAAACTCTCACTGAAGCAAACCCAGGAGAAAATTGCTATCCTTCCGAACCTATTCTTGCCCAAGATTGGGTTTTAACAGTGGTATATGACGGCAATTCTCATCGTAGCGAAGTTTGGGTATATGATTGCGATCGCCTAGACCAAGAACCAGTCTGCAAACTAGAATTACCCAGCGTTATCCCCCACAGTTTCCACGGCACTTGGAAACCAGCATGA